The window CATTTTGTAAcagattttttttttgcttcttggGTAGCATCCAAGGTCGACCGTACCAagaagcaaaacaatccatacaAACTATTAACTGTCCGATCTACACACCgacaaataaaaatatacatatatacatatgctTATGTCTCCGCTTGTCTTTGTTTGTCTATTATTTGTCCCATATTTCTTAAGTTTGTAATAAAGGCTACCTCGTATATTTATCAGTCTTAAAGATGGAACGCTTAACTGGGAGATGTTGCAGTTCAAGTCAAAATTTCCGCGTGAAGTTTTACTTTGCAGAGTATGATTTTACAGCTTTCATTTACTCTTCTTTTACATGTGCTTGATAGTCATGTATCAGTTCCTCAATCTATGAGGACTCTACTCAAAGTCAATGATGAGTGCCTCTTGTTATTCTCTGACTTTCCAGGTGGGCGATTTTTATGAAGCAATTGGATTCGATGCTTGTATTCTTGTGGAATATGCTGGATTAAATCCATTTGGTGGCCTACGTTCAGATAGTATACCGAAAGCTGGTTGTCCAGTTGTGGTACTGGTTTCATTttctgtttatatatatattttcaatttttctgTGGAAATCATAGATAGTTTAAGACAGGTAACTCCAAGAATTTGGAGGCCACTAGTTTTCGGCCCTCAGGAAAGGAAAGGTTGAATTAAGTTTTCCGTTTAAAAAGTTTGTTCGTCACATATTTTGCATGAATGGACCTCCATGCTAACGTAGGTTTCAGAACTAATTTCTCTTGTGAACCAAATTTTGTTCCCTTAAGGATATCTTGTTTCTGACCATGTAGAAGCTGAGCTTGAAGCTGGATTTGTTTTCTTTACCTCTTTTAAAAGGGTAAAGAAGCTTTTAAATATGTCTAAGCTGATAATATGCCAAAGAAATAGGGAGATCGtctgattttctcattttttcccccttccttttttcctttttaattactTTCAAGTATAAATGCTTCCTTCTTTTTGAAGTTCGTTGATGGAGAATCCCTTTTACTTATTCTGTTATCTTCCTACATAATAATGCTCGAGAAAACTGCCAGTAGAGTATGCCTAGTTCCTCCTGTATTCCTTACGTTGTATTTTTAAGATAGActttttgttatttgttttctcttattctgTGTTCATACTCTCTCAGTTTCACTCTTTGTCGGTAAACTTTGtcatttttttgttctttctgcAGAATCTAAGGCAGACATTGGATGACCTCACACGTAATGGCTTCTCTGTGGTTTGTGCCATCCCCAAACATTCTGTTGGAACTTTCATTATCCTTTTTGTGTTCCTCTATATATTTTAATACATGAGAGGATGGAATGGTAATTTTTATTGATATGTTTAATGAATTTGTAAGAGTTGGCTTGTATCTACCTCACACAacgtaggggtaaggtctgcgtacacccCATCCTCCCCGGATCCCACTTGTGGGATCATACtagatatgttgttgttgtaagagTTGGCCTTTTCTCTTAAAACTGTTGTCTTTTACTAGTGAACTTATAAACTGATTAATTTCTTGAAGCACTAATTTCTAATGATGTTCTACCACTTGTCTTGATATCTTCTTACTTCATTCCCTCTATCTTTTTTCTACACATTACTTCCGCAGCCTCTTTGTCAATCACTTCCTTTTAGTCATGCACTAAAACAGAAATAATAATTTGTACAGCTGTGGCATGTTTATATTTGTAGTGTGTCGTGGAGGAAGTTCAGGGTCCAACTCAAGCTCGTGCTCGTAAAAGCAGATTTATATCAGGGTAATTACTTGTGAATAGCTCAAGGTTTCTGATAAGTACAATTTCCTTTCTGGGTGATATTATACAGTTTTAAACGTTTATATCTCTTGGATCTTTCAATGTACAGGTGAATCTAATAAATGTCGATGATGCAAAAATATTAGTTGTGAGAAATGCAAGTTAAGCATTTATGCTAGCATGCTGAATAGCTTAACTCTTTTTCTGAAAAAAGAAGTTAAGCTTTTCAGCATGCTAGCATAAACCAAAGTATCTTAAATATTCATAAGACCCTCAGCACTGACTTTTTTATTTATTAGAAAACGATGCTGGACAGTCCTAACCTGTGGCAACTTACAATTGACTTGTTTTCAATATTTCAGGCATGCGCATCCAGGCAGTCCCTATGTTTTTGGCCTTGTTGGAGATGATCAAGATCTTGATTTTCCAGAACCAATGCCTGTTGTTGGTATGGCAAAGCAAATTATTCTTGCATAGATTGGTTTCTCTTGCTATTTAGTATTGAAGCTAAATAATGGGTGCATTTATGGAACCAATGTTTTTACACAAATGATTTTGCAAGAACAGAGTCATTGATTCTAATCGTAAATTGTTTACTTCCAGGCCTGACTTCTTATCATTACCAGTATTCGTAATGTTGGCCTTGTGTTTATCAATATTTTCTTCCCTGCCAATATAAGTTCCAGCTTTCCCTGTCATTATTGCTTGACCACTACAACAACTACTACTCTCAATTCCAAGCTAATTAGAGTCGGTTATATGAATCATCACTATCTATTTTGCTCCATATGGACCCATTTCAATCCAAAATTTGATAATTCAGAGCTTTCCTACTCTAGAAGTTCTCTACATTTCTACTGACGAGTGACTGCTGCTTGACCATTTAagttaaaaagattttttttggcTTGTTAGCATCTCATAGTTATTAGTTATAAAGATTAAGAAATTTCATTTGCAAATCACAAACTAAGAGTTCTTATTTGGTGGATACAGGAATATCCCGTTCAGCGAAGGGGTATTGCGTTATCTCAGTTTATGAGACTATGAAGACTTACTCTGTGGAGGATGGCCTAACTGAAGAAGCCTTAGTTACCAAGCTTCGTACTTGTCGATGCCATCATTTGTTTTTGCATAATTCATTGAGGAACAATACTTCAGGTTTGCAGAtcactcttttttgttttttatcaTTGCTAATTAGGGGGCAAAGTGGCTTATGTAAGGGATCTAATAGGCTAATACCAACATACTCGGACATTCTAATTTTAGCTGCATATATCTGTTTGGATATAATGTGGGTGAGGTTAAATTTTGAGATAGAGAGATCAGTTCACCGTGTCACTGCAGGAGAACAATTTGATTGGCCATTTTTATATGCTATCGCCACTTTGTTAGCCTGTACTTAAAATTTAGCCACAgttcaattttttttacaaatatagCCACTTCTTCTTCCCACCAGTTTTATAGAATTTCACTTCCAACTGCCTACTTGTCAATGTATGACAACCTACCCTACTGATTCTACTAGCTAATCGACACAGAAAACCTGAATGGGTTACTTTCAATCTTTTTCTTATACAAACAATTGGGGCACTTGAAGTATGGAGAAGTATTCATGGGTGTTAACAAAATTTGTGAAATGGAAGTGGAGATATAGTAGTTCAAATTTCagaacttactctatttatatattttaatggAGCAACTGCCGCGTAATTACTTTCAATCTTTTTCTTATAGAGACAATTAGGGCACTTGAAGTAGCGAGAAATATTCATGTGTGTTAGCAAAATTTGTGAAATGGAGGTGGAGATATAGTAGTTCAAATTTCAGAATTTACTCTATTTATATATGTAATTGTTATTCAGTCCTTCATTTTGCTGGAGGGTTTCCTCTCAGGAACATCACGTTGGGGGGAGTTTGGTGAAGGTGGGCTTTTGTGGGGAGAATGTAATGCTAGACAGCATGAATGGTTGGATGGCAATCCTATCGATGAGCTTTTGTTCAAGGTTTGCTTCAGATCATTTCATTTTTTGTGACACAACCTGTTACTTCAGTTTGAACTACATGAAAAGTAATGAAATTTCAGGTAAAAGAGCTTTATGGTCTCGATGATGACATTACATTTAGAAATGTCACTGTTGTTTCAGAAAATAGGCCCCGTCCTTTACACCTTGGAACCGCCACACAAATTGGTAATGCTTAAATTATTCATTTCAGTTGCATTTTGTCACTGTCTGGTGGTGTCACCCTAGGCTAAAACATCACTTTCTGGGGTTTGTTAACTTTAGGTGCTATTCCAACCGAAGGAATTCCATGTTTATTAAAGGTGTTGCTTCCTCCACACTGCAATGGTCTACCAGTTCTGTAAGTGAGCATCATTTTTCAGCAAACAACTGCCTGGCCTTACTGCATGGAGTTCTCTTCGTTTCTCTCTAGAAACCTACACCCCCTGCCCCCCACCGGCCACCCCTCATAAACCGGCAGGAAATATTTTTGTATGTGTGCTGCTATAATTTTTGCTCCAAACAATATCCTTGTCTCAGCGACAGAACTGTCAGCAGCAAAGGTGTTGGGATCACTGTTCTATACAGCAGCATTAGACAATGACCGATTCTGTTTGACATTGAAAACCTATAGCTCCTTAAGAACTCAAATTTATTTATCCGACCTGATACTTATGTTTTTGTTGTATAGAGGTCCATATGTATAGGTACTTCACAATCTCTGAAAATTTACAGGTTCTCTTATTTTCATGGTTTAGCTTGACAGAAGGatacttggggggggggggttgggggGGGAGGTGTCAGAGAGTGGGAGGTAACTGTTAAGTTTAAGGAGGAAAAGGGTACATGGGGTTCAAAGAATTGATCTGTGGTCTGGGTGTTTTAGTtagaaaagaataaagaaataatGTTCCTTTTTGTTTTCAGTTTGGAATCTGTTTTTTCTTTAATCTGCCGAAAGTAATACTGATGATTTTAATTTTACATACTTACATGGATGTGATCTCCTATATATTCTAGAGATTGCCTTGTGTCATACCACATAGCTCTTTGCCTAGTTTTGTGTAGCTCTGTTCCCCCACTTGTAATTCTTCCTCCTTGCTCCATGGTAATAGCGACGAGTCAATCCTTTCTATTTCTAGTAAGCTGCTTTTAAATTACGTGAACACTTGACGAGTAGCTTACTCCATTGCTGTAAGCTGATTTTGTAGACTGCATACATTGGATATGGGTTAGTGCTATATACTCATCATCCTTGAATCGCCCCAAAAGATTGTTTCTATTCTTTATGTGGTTAGGATAATACTTCAAGGAACACAGGTAAAACTTATATTTGTTACATCCCCCACTTCATCGATATAGTAGACTCTATCCAAGCTACAAGAGAGATGTAAcccctaaggggtcgtttggtagggtgtataagaatagtgcggaataaggtgtattagtaatgcatgggttagtaatgcaagcattagttatgcagatattatttcttatctactgtttggtgtgatgaattaaaatttttaatGCATTGTATAATTTTAAGGAAagtagtttttaaaaaaaatgctctCCATATTATCTAGCTTTAAGGAACTtcaaggacaattttgtcttcaactatgctaatgcatgcattaacacccttggtattactaatgtcatggttttctatgcattacttatacacAGGttaataccaagtatgatgtataactaatacaagcattagttatatacaagttgaaaaaatgtaccaaacaaggtattagtaatgcacacaactaatgcttgcattattttttctaatacctcctaccaaacgacccctaacaaACACAGACAGAAATGGAGTATTCCTTCTGATTTTTGTTGCTTAATACATGTGACTAATTTCAATTAGGCCTCATTTTAAACTGTACATCCCACTTAGTATTTCTTTAGAGAAAGTTTTCAGGTCAATAACTCCTCTTCTTTCAGCGGTTACGACCTGCCGAATACTGAATTTTGTTTGAATGCTACGTTGAAGTGATTATTTATTCCTGCTAGTAGTTAACATATATCTTTTTTGTCTAACTTGTATCATTTTTTGGATGGTTCATTTACTTTTTATAATGTCCTTTTTAAATTTATTGTCGTTCTGGTATTCATGATGTCTGTGATATTGTTTCTATCAGGTATGTTAGGGATCTTCTTTTAAATCCACCGGCCTATGAGATTGCTTCAAAACTTCAAGGTGAGAAATGCCTTGTGTAGATATTCGTGCATTCCCACCTGTTCATGGCGGCAATCACTTCACTAATTACTGCATGATAGATTTGATCAATTTAAGGTCTTATTTACAGCTTTAACTATGTTTTGTTGTCACATCATAGTGAGTGAAGCCCCCACCGTGCTCTTTCTCTCACACATTGTTTAGGTCTCAATGATTGTAATGCTCTATATGATTCTTGCATTTTATAATAATTCCTATTTCCTTGCTTAACCAAAGAATAAGAATCTTCTTTTCTCTTGAACAGGTGAACCTTACTAGTGGGGTTCTGCAAGTATGTTCTCTAAAAAGAGAGTTTTAATTAACTAATTGTTTTTTATCCTTCTTTTTTGTGCGTTAAATCCATGATACTTAAAGAAgttgcccccccccccctttcagTTTTCACGtgcaaataacacaaattgtaACAACTGATAAagctttgggattttgaagaattGTTTCTTTTATAAAGTGTTACTTTTCTAAGTTTTCCTATTTTTCAGTATACTCCTTGTATGCAGGCTCGCTTTTGCCCTTTCTTTAATGAAATTTATTACTTTATAAAAGAGAAGCATTACAGCCTCCCTACtctccggggtaggggtaaggtttgcatatactctaccctccccagacctcacttgtgggaactcactgggtggttgttgttgttataaaaGAGAAGCATTACTTCATTGATCAGCGGGAAAGTCCCTGTATGCATGTGGTATACTCAATGTGGAAAACTTACATAAAAACATGGTTCTGTACAAAAAGCATTCAATCATTTATGCTAATTTAAGGGCCTTATGGGTGTACCAAAAGTTTATAAAACAAAAAGTTTGTCCTATTTTGTAGAAAACTTTTTGAAGATCATATTTTGCTGAAATTGTTCTCATATGTATGTTTAAAGCAAACACGTGGATGCTTTTCTTTGATATTCTCTATTGACTTATAAAAATCTATTACTACtagttcaaaaataaaagttgactCAATAAAGTCAATTGAAGCTCCATAGTTTTGCAGTTTAGTGAAGCTAAGATCTAGCTGTAAGCTTTGAGGTCCCATTGAGCTCGAGTTTTCTTAAAGCACAAGGGGTATCGGACTTTCAGCTAAGACCACAGAGGTTGAACAATGGCTAATTTGCCCTAATTTGGGCAATGCCCAACTTGTTGAGATTAGGACTTAGTCATGTCGGTACACTTACTCTAAGTCTGGCGTTTGCCACAAGTCTTTTTAGTTTGTTAAGAACTTTGTTAGGAAAAAGTGTAGAGAACCTCTAGTAACAGAGAAATCCCTATTTGTGAAAAACAAAAACTAAGTATTAGAATGAAATGCTTCAAATGGAGCTAAGTTGAAGGGTTCATAGAGCCGACCTCAATTAGTTTGGGGTTGAGGCATAATTAATATTGTTTTCTTTTGCCCTGATGTGGAGAGGGGAGGGCAGGAGAGAGACTTGTTAATGTCAATGCAATTTCTAGAGGAGTCAAATATGGATAATATGTCCGTGCCTTCTTTTTTTATCTTCAGTGCCGATAACTGGCGCATTTAATTTTTATACACTAATATTTTCATTTGCTTTTGCAGAGGCATGCAAACTTATGATGGGTGTCACATGTTCAATTCCTGATTTTACTTGTATTTCATGTGCAAAGGTTGTACTTCAATATTCAATTTATTCCTTCTGCACAACTTACTTATTTTCAGTAGATATGCAGATATTTCGCAATGATGTTGTGTTCATTTGCTGTAACAAGATCTTGCATCTTAACTAGTAAACTTGGGTTTTATTTTGGTAAGATTTCTTGCATGAAATAAGAGCCTACATAAAATGCTGATGCCTTTTGATTAAAGTCCGAGGCTCTATGATTTCAATGACTGCTCAGCCCTCTCTTTTCCCAGTTTAAAAGGGAATGAATTGGTAGCTGGTTAGAGCTTAATGTTGGAGTTTCCGAGGCCCTTTGTGCGCCAAGATTATTTCGTCTGAATTCATCACATGTTTCTTGTTGCTTATTCGTCTTTGAGATTCAGAATAAGATTGGTTTCTCTTGTTGAGTTATTATCTCTGGACGAGCTTTTCCTTGTTGTACCCTCTTTACTTTGATTGGTGTGAAACTTTTCCCTTATGAATAATGCAATAAAACTGATGATTGCAATGAATTTTTTGGATGTACCATGCTTTTAGGAGATATGTTAAGTCCATTAATTCTGTCTACTTATTCTGAACTTGTCATCAGAATAGCAGCATTGATACTTCTGTCTACTATTCATTCCATAAGCAGTTGGATCTGgcattatgttatgtgtttggagTTTCAAACCTTGTGCTAGGTAGGAAACTTCAACAGAGTGtaaaaagaagaagcaaaaaaaaaaaaaaaaaaaacttctctTCCTGCTTTTCCTTCTCAAACAATTCTTAGCCTTCTATGCTTCAGTTTGTAAATGCTACTGTTGAGATTTTTTGTTGTCTATTTACAGCTGGTCAAGTTGCTTGAGTTGAGGGAGGCAAATCATGTAGAGTTCTGCAAAATAAAGAATGTGGTCGATGAAATACTGCAGATGTACAGAAATTCAGAGCTTCGTGCTATTTTAGAGTCACTGATGGATCCTACTTGGGTGGCAACCGGGTTAAAAGTCGATTTTGATACTCTAGTAAGTGATGTTGGGGCTTCTATTCCACATCCAATTCTCATGTAGAGTTCCTGTGCAGTATATAAATTATTGAGTGATGTTTTAAGAGCAATAGTCTTGTTTATTCCAGTTTGGGATAGATGAACAGGAATCATTCAGCCTTTCTTTTGTTGCTTTTTGCATTGTATGAGCTTAGTAACTTTCTCGCAAGAATGTATCTTGTCATTTAAACGACTCTTGCATTAGGTTTTAAATTCTTTTAACATTGTAATAGCTCGTCTACTTTTTATACCTGGCAAGAACCTTTTATGTCAACTCTATTACAACTCTAGGTGATTGGTAGAAAGCTTAAATGTATGAAGATCAtcaaaagaattgaaggaatacTAAATCGTGATACTTCTTTTGGGGGACATACCCAATGGATCATAGCGTATACATAGGTTTAATAGCAATTAGAGGTTTGTAGTAATCCTTGAATATACTAGAATTGTAAACTTTGTTGATCATAGTTTAGCTTCCTGGTAAGAGACATGCACAGGCCTCTTGCTTTTTCTGTTAGTCTTTCTACTCAAGTAGGGTTTATGCCAATTTTACTTTTTGCCTCTTTAGTTAGGTACGTGCCCCGTGTGCTCTTCGTAGCTTCTCCGGTATTGACAAATTTGACTTAGATTTTGTTTTTGCCATTCTTGCAAAAGGCGCTTTGATATTAGATCTGATTAAGGTTAACCCGTTGTTACTTCAGGTGAATGAATGCGGAGAGATTTCTGGTAGAATCAGTGAAATAATATCTGTACATGGTGAAAGTGATCAAAAGATAAGTTCCTATCCTATCATCCCAAATGATTTTTTTGAAGATATGGAGTCGCCATGGAAAGGTCGTGTCAAGAGGATCCATTTGGAGGAAGCATATGCAGAAGTAGACAAGGCTGCAGATGCTTTATCTTTGGCTGTGAGTCTCTTTTTATTTATCTTCAACAATCCTAATGATTTACAAGTTGTGCATCTGTGTGCGCTTTAATACTCTTTCATTAGCTAAGATATACATTGCTGTAAAGGCAGTCAGCTTTTCAACGTCAAGTAAAAGCCTTTTTGATAAATCCAGTAATATTATCTAGGAATTTACTGATCGATGAACAATTTTGGGGTAATCGATAGACAAATAAAACAAGGTAGTAACATTTTAATAGTGACGCGGAATTAACTGAGATATTGTTGATCTGGTTGGTTCTAACCAGATTGAAATCATGAGTCTGAAACAAGTGATCTGTAAAATTTAAGTTTTCAGAAAAAAAACAGTTTTAATTGCTCCAGCCAAATAGATCTTGACACTATAGAAGTTTGTACTTTATAGCAGCTGCAACCGTGGATGTCGGATCCAAGACTCCCAgccaagcaaaaaaaaaaaaaaaggaaaaaagaaaagaaaaaggaaaaaggggcACACAAGAATCTTATACTAATGAACTTGACAACCAAATTCACAAATATTTAAGTGGGCTTTCATTCTCTTTCTAGATAACAGAAGATTTCCTGCCTATTGTTTCAAGAATAAGGGCCACTACGGCCCCCCTTGGAGGAATCAAAGGGGAGATTCTGTATGCTCGAGAGCATGAAGCTGTATGGTTTAAGGGGAAGCGATTTATTCCAACTGTTTGGGCTGGAACGCCTGGTGAAGAACAAATTAAGCATCTCAGACCTGCTATAGATTCAAAGGGGAAGAAGGTTGGAGAAGAATGGTTCACTACAATGAGGGTGGAAGATGCAATAGCGAGGTTCCTATGTTACATTTACATTGAAGCTGATTTGTGTCTTACAATGAAATTCTTTTTCTTCGCTAAATAATTGTTTGGATCTCTTTCGCAGGTACCATGACGCAAGTGCTAAGGCAAAATCAAGGGTCTTGGAATTGCTAAGGGGACTTTCTTCTGAATTACAATCTAAGATCAATATACTTATCTTTGCGTCCGTCTTGATTGTGATAACAAAGGCATTATTTTCTCATGTGAGGTTAGTGGCACCATCCTACTGATCAAAAAGCAGTTTCTTCATCCCTTCCTTTAGGGGCTGCTTCTCTGCCCCTCCACACCTTTGGGGGTGGGGTCCtgcaatttctagtttttgtTGGCTAAAATTCCCTAAAGAGTGTACTAATCTATTTTATATTCACTTTATTTCTGATATTTGCATTTGTATTTGCAACTGGATCATGAGTCTATAATGTGGAAGGTTCCTTTTCAGAAATATGACTTTGCACTGATGAACAACTTAATACTTCTCTACACAAAGAATCATAGTGATGCTGCTAGTCGCCATTTGTCCCATCTCCagatattttaaatttttgttatcATGCTTACTTAAGATCCATAAATTCCGTCATGGATTTTTGATTATAATTATAAACTCCAGTTCAAGTAGTAAAGTTGTTAAATTTCTGAAATTTTCTCATCAATTGCCAATGGCGAAAGGCTTTTATTTTGAAGAGCTGAATATGAATGTGTTTTGAACTTTGCATCGCTTTTTCACGTTTCTTATTTACCTTTACCCTGAATTGAGCTCATAATCTTAATCTTGGTTTCTTATCAGCGAAGGGAGAAGAAGGAATTGGGTTTTCCCAACAATTACACAATTTAACAAATGTCAGGTACTCAGAATCTGTACTTCTTTGACGTGTTTAAATATTAGTACCTCCAAAGGTTGGAATAAAATTAACACATCACATATCCACCAGATGAATTTGAAAAATTTCACAACTAGAACTAGTTGCAGGAGAATACATTTTCAGAATTTGGTTGTGTTGACTGATGCATTGGTGCTCTGTGGTACTTTTTGTGGAAGactgcataaagagaaaaatataaaTCTAACTGGTCTCATTCTTTGGGCAAGTATTCGTATATTTATGTGTTATTCCAATTACATGACATCAAAATACAGGACATAAAGGCACTTGATGGAACTATGGGAATGAAGATAATTGGTCTATCCCCTTATTGGTTTGATGCAACGCGAGGTACTGGTGTACAGAATACAGTAGATATGCAGTCAATGTTTCTTTTGACAGGTCCAAATGGTGGGGGCAAATCAAGCTTGCTGCGATCATTGTGTGCAGCTGCATTGTTAGGAATGTGTGGATTCATGGTTCCAGCTGAATCAGCTGTCATTCCTCATTTTGATTCAATTATGCTGCATATGAAATCATATGATAGTCCTGCTGATGGAAAAAGTTCATTTCAGGTACATTGTATGTTCCATATTCTTGAATTTATAGCATAGACGGTTTTCTTCTTGTCCTATTTGCTAGAGGCCTAGTTCTTTATTAGGAAACAGAACAAAAACATAGGTGCTGTATCATGATGCATCCCGCGATTGTAGCAACTAGGCGTTTCACTCTTTGCATGCATTTGCTTGCTCCTGATGATTTTAGCTTGTTAAGAATAGTTGTATTTGATTGTAATCCATGGTCAAGAG of the Nicotiana tabacum cultivar K326 chromosome 7, ASM71507v2, whole genome shotgun sequence genome contains:
- the LOC107796307 gene encoding DNA mismatch repair protein MSH1, mitochondrial-like isoform X1, coding for MSWVTAKNVVVSVPRWRSLSLFLRPSLPLRRRFFSYSSPPLVRCRERICCLKERKLFTTTARKLKQPKGVPEEKDYVNIMWWKERMEFLRKPSSVLLVKRLTYCNLLGVDTNLRNGSLKDGTLNWEMLQFKSKFPREVLLCRVGDFYEAIGFDACILVEYAGLNPFGGLRSDSIPKAGCPVVNLRQTLDDLTRNGFSVCVVEEVQGPTQARARKSRFISGHAHPGSPYVFGLVGDDQDLDFPEPMPVVGISRSAKGYCVISVYETMKTYSVEDGLTEEALVTKLRTCRCHHLFLHNSLRNNTSGTSRWGEFGEGGLLWGECNARQHEWLDGNPIDELLFKVKELYGLDDDITFRNVTVVSENRPRPLHLGTATQIGAIPTEGIPCLLKVLLPPHCNGLPVLYVRDLLLNPPAYEIASKLQEACKLMMGVTCSIPDFTCISCAKLVKLLELREANHVEFCKIKNVVDEILQMYRNSELRAILESLMDPTWVATGLKVDFDTLVNECGEISGRISEIISVHGESDQKISSYPIIPNDFFEDMESPWKGRVKRIHLEEAYAEVDKAADALSLAITEDFLPIVSRIRATTAPLGGIKGEILYAREHEAVWFKGKRFIPTVWAGTPGEEQIKHLRPAIDSKGKKVGEEWFTTMRVEDAIARYHDASAKAKSRVLELLRGLSSELQSKINILIFASVLIVITKALFSHVSEGRRRNWVFPTITQFNKCQDIKALDGTMGMKIIGLSPYWFDATRGTGVQNTVDMQSMFLLTGPNGGGKSSLLRSLCAAALLGMCGFMVPAESAVIPHFDSIMLHMKSYDSPADGKSSFQIEMSEIRSLVTGATLRSLVLIDEICRGTETAKGTCIAGSVIETLDAIGCLGIVSTHLHGIFDLPLKTKRTVYKAMGTEYVDDQTIPTWKLIDGVCKESLAFETAQREGIPEILIRRAEELYNSAYVNQISKKKDQIRPVCSDFDLNSTDKISDQLNGARQIALDSSTKLMQRMGSASKKLEDAISLICHKKLIELCKVKNASEVAAVNCVLIAAREQPAPSTIGASSVYIMLRPDKKFYIGQTDDLEGRIRAHRLKEGMENASFLYFLVPGKSIACQLETLLINQLPDYGFPLTNIADGKHRNFGTTSLSLEPSTALR
- the LOC107796307 gene encoding DNA mismatch repair protein MSH1, mitochondrial-like isoform X2 — its product is MSWVTAKNVVVSVPRWRSLSLFLRPSLPLRRRFFSYSSPPLCRERICCLKERKLFTTTARKLKQPKGVPEEKDYVNIMWWKERMEFLRKPSSVLLVKRLTYCNLLGVDTNLRNGSLKDGTLNWEMLQFKSKFPREVLLCRVGDFYEAIGFDACILVEYAGLNPFGGLRSDSIPKAGCPVVNLRQTLDDLTRNGFSVCVVEEVQGPTQARARKSRFISGHAHPGSPYVFGLVGDDQDLDFPEPMPVVGISRSAKGYCVISVYETMKTYSVEDGLTEEALVTKLRTCRCHHLFLHNSLRNNTSGTSRWGEFGEGGLLWGECNARQHEWLDGNPIDELLFKVKELYGLDDDITFRNVTVVSENRPRPLHLGTATQIGAIPTEGIPCLLKVLLPPHCNGLPVLYVRDLLLNPPAYEIASKLQEACKLMMGVTCSIPDFTCISCAKLVKLLELREANHVEFCKIKNVVDEILQMYRNSELRAILESLMDPTWVATGLKVDFDTLVNECGEISGRISEIISVHGESDQKISSYPIIPNDFFEDMESPWKGRVKRIHLEEAYAEVDKAADALSLAITEDFLPIVSRIRATTAPLGGIKGEILYAREHEAVWFKGKRFIPTVWAGTPGEEQIKHLRPAIDSKGKKVGEEWFTTMRVEDAIARYHDASAKAKSRVLELLRGLSSELQSKINILIFASVLIVITKALFSHVSEGRRRNWVFPTITQFNKCQDIKALDGTMGMKIIGLSPYWFDATRGTGVQNTVDMQSMFLLTGPNGGGKSSLLRSLCAAALLGMCGFMVPAESAVIPHFDSIMLHMKSYDSPADGKSSFQIEMSEIRSLVTGATLRSLVLIDEICRGTETAKGTCIAGSVIETLDAIGCLGIVSTHLHGIFDLPLKTKRTVYKAMGTEYVDDQTIPTWKLIDGVCKESLAFETAQREGIPEILIRRAEELYNSAYVNQISKKKDQIRPVCSDFDLNSTDKISDQLNGARQIALDSSTKLMQRMGSASKKLEDAISLICHKKLIELCKVKNASEVAAVNCVLIAAREQPAPSTIGASSVYIMLRPDKKFYIGQTDDLEGRIRAHRLKEGMENASFLYFLVPGKSIACQLETLLINQLPDYGFPLTNIADGKHRNFGTTSLSLEPSTALR